The following nucleotide sequence is from Podospora bellae-mahoneyi strain CBS 112042 chromosome 1 map unlocalized CBS112042p_1, whole genome shotgun sequence.
ATGCGGCGGCTGccaggggggggaaggagacgagaaagggggggttgctgacCAGTGGGCAGATTGCCGCTGTCAGACAAGGGTTTTTCAAACAGGAGACTCGGCACCtgagggagacgagggtTTTGAAGGCTAGGGGGGCGGGGTTGCTGAtgcgggagggggtggacggggcgagggagaatgggtttgaggaggtgcagattttggggaaggggagttttggggtggtgaagctGGTGAGGcagagtggtggtgggggaggggtgtttgCCATGAAGTGTATAcggaagggggagatgatcAAGACGCAGCAGGAGGGACATCtcaaggcggagagggaCTTTTTGATCGCGAGCGAGGGGTGTCAGTGGGTTGTTCAGCTCGTGGCGGCGTTTCAGGACTTGAAGAATTTGTACTTGGTTACCGAGTACATGCCGGGGGGGGACTTTCTGGGGTTTTTGATTCGGGAGACTACGCTCCCGGAAGAGGTGGCAAGGTTTTATGTTGCCGAGATGAttctggcggtggaggccACGCATTCGTTGAAGTTTATACACCGGGACATCAAGCCTGACAACTTTTTGATATCGGCGAGCGGGCACCTGAAGATTTCGGACTTTGGGCTGGCGTTTGATGGGCATTGGTCGCATGACTTGGCCTATTTTACTAGTCACCGGTATTCGCTCGTGAATAGGCTGGGGTTGAACGTGGTGGGGGATAAGCAGGACAGGAAGGAGAGCAGGAGCACGGCTGCGGTGCTGAAGTGGACGAGTGGCATCATGACGGGGATTGGGAAGCATCAGCCCaaggtgggggttggggtcggggtggagggggatgaaaAGAGGGAGCCGTtgctgagctggaggaaCAGGAACGGGAACaggggggcggcggtgagTATTATGGGTACGAGTCAGTACATGGCTCCCGAGGTGGTCAAGGGGGAGTGTTATGATGCGAGGTGCGACTACTGGAGCGTGGCGGTGATTCTGTACGAGTGCCTGTACGGGAGCACGCCGTTCTACagcgaggaggggaggtcggTGACCAAGAAGAATATTTTGAACCACCGGGAGACGTTTCGCTTTCCGAGGCAGGGGCCGGCGGTGTCGACGAGGTGTCGGAATTTGTTGGTCAGTTTGATTGTGGACAAGGAGGACAGGTTGTCTTGCAAGGCGTACAAGACGAAGGACATGATTGGGCAGATTGGGACTGGGCCGGGGGGGCAGAATCAAAGGGGGATGACGAGTTCGATGTCGGCGCCGAGTCTGCCTGCTTTGGGGGTTGCTACTATGCCGGGGAATATTAgtactggtggtggtggtggcccggcgcagcagcagcagcagcatcagacGCAGAAGGATACACGGTGGACGAAGGAATATGTGGACAAGTTTGTGTTCCCTAATGATGCTGAGGATATCAAGGGGCACAAGTGGTTTAGGTCAATTGCGTGGGACCATTTGCACcagatgccgccgccgcatgTTCCCGTGCTGGACTCGCCGGACGATGCAACGTATTTTGATGACGAGAGTTTGAGTGATTGGAGTGAGAGCTCTCTGGAGGACAAGctgtcggaggaggaggaggatgatgaggatgagattgAGAATAGGaggcttgaggaggaggggtatcaCGGGTTGAGCAAACGGGTGTTGGATCAGATGgttgaggagcagaagctgatggaggagaggaggcgagaagaggaaaaggagaggtTCCTCGGTAAGCTGGGCAGGAGGCCGAGTCTGCAGaggtgggtgatggaggcgATGAGACAGGCGCCGTTTGATATTGACTATTACATGGGGCTGGAGAAAGAGATTGACAAGGCTAGCCCGGAGTGCGGGGttacggaggaggagaaggaggtgatgaaggctTTTTTGCTTCGGTACGGGTGTCGGGTGTTTCGGGATGGGGAGCCCAAGGGGGACGCCGCCAAAGAtaagaaggaagagaagaagaagaagaggccgagggacAAGATTTTGAGGGACAAGGAGATGGGAAAGGTGGCGATGGGTGTGAGGAGACGGACGGCATTTGCTGGGTATGAGTGGGTTGGCTGTCGCGGGTTAAATGGGGGCGAGgtgcttggtggtgctggtggtggcggtggtcaGGAGAatgttgggttggatgggaCGTCGGTGATGAAACCGAAGCCTGTCCAGCAttctcctcagcaacaggTGCAGATGCAGACACCGCGGCAGGTGGTGAATGTTGGGGCGGTGGGTATGGATGGGGGTTATGACGGATCTCCCGAGAGTATTTCCTCGCCTACGTATCGATGGGGACCGCATCCACAGATTCACTTACCGCCGGCTCATGTTCATTTACCACCGCCTCATGCGCTGCCTCCCATGACGGGGTATGCGTTTCAACCTGATCCGTTTTGGAGACCACCACCGGTAGCTCCCCAGCCGCAGTTTACACATGCTCATCATCCTAAGTATCACCCACTACCGCCACGGCAGTTTTCACCATTTCCatttcagcagcagcagcaaccagatCCTCGACACTTTCAACTACCTCCATTTCgtccaccgccaccgcaaCAAGCCCGGAACTATTCCCCTTATCAGAGCCAGTACGTACAGAGTCAAGTCCCGAGACATTTTTCCATGCCACCACAAGCACATCCGcaggcaccaccaccgcactAGGTTGGCGGTAATAAGCAGGGCGGTGGTACTGGGGCTGGAGGGAATGATGCCGGAGTATGGGCTGGCGAGACAGGTTTTGATCTGAAGAACAAGGGCAGGGTGGGTGTGTCGTGAGGTGATGATTATGAACGACGAGGGGCAATCTTGTTTTTTGGGCGTTTGTTGGGTAGATGGGATACGTACAACGACAGTATTATTAGATAGTAGACAGCCTACCTATGACACCACCAGAAGTAGAGTTAATAGTAGTTGTAATCTCTCACTTGTTTCTGCAGACTCGGAGGGCGGTGTAAAAGACCCAACATCATGCGTTGTCGTAGCTCGTCGTATCCATTAGTGTATATTTTCGTCATGCCAACGACACCCATCCATCTATTAGCGCCTCATTTt
It contains:
- a CDS encoding uncharacterized protein (COG:T; EggNog:ENOG503NYF9); its protein translation is MTSRTGQQHSEIASISLGAGYKLDDNNASVWSLARSDRASIQVTTAAARKRFKIFSAFKSLTNLASDKPPAVTTPTEPLSGHRGAKSIIPRGILSKMSSAIVRGAPSPMEPTVIHRSTQPRSRRPKLQQQTFQQRHPHHHHHHHHPPHPHHHHHQQQQQQQQQEQAAVVQHIESFPLSPPQVITPDATTTAKNTDTTTVSSMPSTPQDNSANTSPKNSTGQTSMDSWMMKDQRRGGGGGGGSPPERLKQTARHGNHQHNIALPLSGVSSCSNPIIRHHAHHGHNHGQQHHRENPPQNHIDDTSTSPSPDSVLTTIQESPFDLVTPSIVTVEKAAAAKIALEGYFQEKFALGATDREKRRQGFENGLFVDAAAARGGKETRKGGLLTSGQIAAVRQGFFKQETRHLRETRVLKARGAGLLMREGVDGARENGFEEVQILGKGSFGVVKLVRQSGGGGGVFAMKCIRKGEMIKTQQEGHLKAERDFLIASEGCQWVVQLVAAFQDLKNLYLVTEYMPGGDFLGFLIRETTLPEEVARFYVAEMILAVEATHSLKFIHRDIKPDNFLISASGHLKISDFGLAFDGHWSHDLAYFTSHRYSLVNRLGLNVVGDKQDRKESRSTAAVLKWTSGIMTGIGKHQPKVGVGVGVEGDEKREPLLSWRNRNGNRGAAVSIMGTSQYMAPEVVKGECYDARCDYWSVAVILYECLYGSTPFYSEEGRSVTKKNILNHRETFRFPRQGPAVSTRCRNLLVSLIVDKEDRLSCKAYKTKDMIGQIGTGPGGQNQRGMTSSMSAPSLPALGVATMPGNISTGGGGGPAQQQQQHQTQKDTRWTKEYVDKFVFPNDAEDIKGHKWFRSIAWDHLHQMPPPHVPVLDSPDDATYFDDESLSDWSESSLEDKLSEEEEDDEDEIENRRLEEEGYHGLSKRVLDQMVEEQKLMEERRREEEKERFLGKLGRRPSLQRWVMEAMRQAPFDIDYYMGLEKEIDKASPECGVTEEEKEVMKAFLLRYGCRVFRDGEPKGDAAKDKKEEKKKKRPRDKILRDKEMGKVAMGVRRRTAFAGYEWVGCRGLNGGEVLGGAGGGGGQENVGLDGTSVMKPKPVQHSPQQQVQMQTPRQVVNVGAVGMDGGYDGSPESISSPTYRWGPHPQIHLPPAHVHLPPPHALPPMTGYAFQPDPFWRPPPVAPQPQFTHAHHPKYHPLPPRQFSPFPFQQQQQPDPRHFQLPPFRPPPPQQARNYSPYQSQYVQSQVPRHFSMPPQAHPQAPPPH